A window of Sander vitreus isolate 19-12246 chromosome 18, sanVit1, whole genome shotgun sequence contains these coding sequences:
- the LOC144533813 gene encoding uncharacterized protein LOC144533813, with translation MVTLICSVSRYWCEHTVKWLYEGDKTDVETMRFYCSATVTFTTSHLHQKSKYYKLLKCEVKHDQDVQLFSFIPPQSSGEKPGDDASTTISQTTNESGNKWTSEETNNTASENNNQTKPEGCWRIIVMSLGLATLITSVVVVNIWARAKGA, from the exons ATGGTCACCTTGATCTGCTCTGTGTCGAGATATTGGTGTGAACACACAGTGAAGTGGCTGTATGAGGGTGATAAGACTGACGTGGAGACAATGAGGTTTTACTGTTCTGCCACTGTGACATTTACAACATCTCACCTTCATCAGAAATCAAAGTATTACAAGTTATTGAAATGTGAAGTAAAACATGATCAAGATGTGCAGCTGTTCAGCTTCATCCCTCCTCAGTCCTCCGGTGAGAAACCAG GTGATGATGCATCAACTACAATATCTCAGACTACAAATGAATCAGGAAATAAATGGACATCAGAAGAGACAAACAACACGGCATCTGAAAACAATAATCAAACAAAACCAGAAG GCTGTTGGAGGATCATCGTCATGTCTCTGGGTTTAGCAACACTCATAACAAGTGTTGTGGTGGTCAACATATGGGCAAGAGCTAAAG GAGCATGA
- the LOC144533702 gene encoding uncharacterized protein LOC144533702 isoform X1, which yields MMDQIRWIIMSSFLMLLVQFTAAAVRFSSSTDRIGDEVTLSCVNVTDDHDQCNSTTWFFRGSGNRVTLFEHGQIHEEAETKSDRLGVTENCSLVIKKVTDDDAGRYICRQFRSGQLHGGDTVVVLSVVTMTEQKNNDTVTLICSVSGYYCGHTVKWLYEGDKTEVETRKLFCSATVTFTTSHIHQKYFELLKCEVTNYFNGEVQMFPFSPPQSSGEKPGCWRIIVVSLGLATLITSVVVVNVWARAKVSQEQYDEDEGTVIYENIAEPSTAV from the exons ATGATGGATCAGATCAGATGGATTATAATGTCTTCATTTCTGATGCTGCTGGTTCAGTTTACAG cagcagctgtgaggtTTTCCTCCTCCACTGATAGAATCGGAGATGAAGTCACTTTGTCTTGTGTAAATGTGACAGATGATCATGATCAGTGTAACAGTACTACCTGGTTCTTCAGAGGTTCAGGAAACAGAGTAACGCTGTTTGAACACGGGCAGATTCACGAAGAAGCCGAAACTAAATCAGACAGACTGGGTGTTACAGAGAACTGTTCTCTGGTTATAAAGAAGGTCACAGATGACGATGCTGGTCGTTACATCTGCAGACAGTTCAGATCAGGACAACTACATGGTGGAGACACTGTGGTTGTTCTGTCTGTGGTTACCA TGACTGAACAGAAGAACAATGATACGGTCACCTTGATCTGCTCTGTGTCAGGATATTATTGTGGACACACAGTAAAGTGGCTGTATGAGGGTGATAAGACTGAGGTGGAGACGAGAAAGCTTTTCTGTTCTGCCACTGTGACATTTACAACATCTCACATTCATCAGAAGTATTTTGAGTTATTGAAATGTGAAGTGACAAATTATTTCAATGGAGAAGTGCAGATGTTTCCCTTCAGCCCTCCTCAGTCCTCCGGTGAGAAACCAG GCTGTTGGAGGATCATCGTCGTGTCTCTGGGTTTAGCAACACTCATAACAAGTGTTGTGGTGGTCAACGTATGGGCAAGAGCTAAAG TTTCACAGGAGCAGTATGATGAAGATGAAGGTACAGTGATCTATGAAAACATTGCAGAGCCTTCTACCGCTGTCTGA
- the LOC144533702 gene encoding uncharacterized protein LOC144533702 isoform X2 encodes MMDQIRWIIMSSFLMLLVQFTAAVRFSSSTDRIGDEVTLSCVNVTDDHDQCNSTTWFFRGSGNRVTLFEHGQIHEEAETKSDRLGVTENCSLVIKKVTDDDAGRYICRQFRSGQLHGGDTVVVLSVVTMTEQKNNDTVTLICSVSGYYCGHTVKWLYEGDKTEVETRKLFCSATVTFTTSHIHQKYFELLKCEVTNYFNGEVQMFPFSPPQSSGEKPGCWRIIVVSLGLATLITSVVVVNVWARAKVSQEQYDEDEGTVIYENIAEPSTAV; translated from the exons ATGATGGATCAGATCAGATGGATTATAATGTCTTCATTTCTGATGCTGCTGGTTCAGTTTACAG cagctgtgaggtTTTCCTCCTCCACTGATAGAATCGGAGATGAAGTCACTTTGTCTTGTGTAAATGTGACAGATGATCATGATCAGTGTAACAGTACTACCTGGTTCTTCAGAGGTTCAGGAAACAGAGTAACGCTGTTTGAACACGGGCAGATTCACGAAGAAGCCGAAACTAAATCAGACAGACTGGGTGTTACAGAGAACTGTTCTCTGGTTATAAAGAAGGTCACAGATGACGATGCTGGTCGTTACATCTGCAGACAGTTCAGATCAGGACAACTACATGGTGGAGACACTGTGGTTGTTCTGTCTGTGGTTACCA TGACTGAACAGAAGAACAATGATACGGTCACCTTGATCTGCTCTGTGTCAGGATATTATTGTGGACACACAGTAAAGTGGCTGTATGAGGGTGATAAGACTGAGGTGGAGACGAGAAAGCTTTTCTGTTCTGCCACTGTGACATTTACAACATCTCACATTCATCAGAAGTATTTTGAGTTATTGAAATGTGAAGTGACAAATTATTTCAATGGAGAAGTGCAGATGTTTCCCTTCAGCCCTCCTCAGTCCTCCGGTGAGAAACCAG GCTGTTGGAGGATCATCGTCGTGTCTCTGGGTTTAGCAACACTCATAACAAGTGTTGTGGTGGTCAACGTATGGGCAAGAGCTAAAG TTTCACAGGAGCAGTATGATGAAGATGAAGGTACAGTGATCTATGAAAACATTGCAGAGCCTTCTACCGCTGTCTGA